The window TTACAACCTCTCAAAATATCAGAAGCAGGAGTGAAATGCAATTTGATTGAGGTTGCTTTCAGATACCAGCCATGATAAACATGGATGTACTTACCATAGGTTATGTATATCCTGTACACATATTGTAAAATTTCAACTTCAGCTCCACGAAAACATCATGCTTGAACTACGATTTATTCGAGAAAACATAGAGCTTGTAAAGGAAAAAACCGCCCTTCGCGGTGCGGACACGACTCCGCTTGATACCTTTATGGAAATTGACCAGCGCAGACTGCAGATTCTGGGCGAGGTTGAAAGCTTAAAAAATAAGAGAAACGTCGCTTCCAAAGAGATAGCACGCCTGAAGCAGGGCTCGGACGAAGAAAAGTCCCAGGCTGAGCCAATGATCATCGAGATGCGGGACATCGGTCAGAAGATCAAGGAACTCGATACTGAGTTGGCGGAAATTCAGGAAAAACTGCAAACCATCGTCATGGCGATTCCCAACCTCTGTCATGACTCTGTTCCCGTCGGCAACGATGAAAGCGATAACATCGAAGTTCGCACCTGGGGAACCAAAAGGGAGTATTCATTTGAGCCCAAACCACACTGGGAAGTCGGGGAGAATCTCAACGTTCTCGACTTTGAGCGCGCGGCCAAACTCTCAGGATCCCGCTTTGCGCTGCTGAGCGGTTTTGCCTCCAGACTCTCCAGAGCTCTGGTGAATTTCATGCTCGATCTGCATACCCAGAAGCATGGTTACACTGAGTTTATGCCCCCGTTTCTGGTCAACACTCCGACCATGACCGCCACTGGTCAATTGCCGAAGTTTGAGGAAGATCTCTTCAAGATCGCTGAATGGGATCTCTACCTGATACCAACCGCGGAAGTACCCATAACCAACATCCACCGCGATGAGACCATCGACGAAAAGGACCTTCCGCTCAACTATACCGCCTACACACCGTGTTTTCGTTCTGAGGCTGGCTCCCACGGTCGCGATACCCGCGGCCTGATACGTCAGCATCAGTTTGAGAAGGTTGAGCTTGTTAAAATAACCACCCCTGAGACTTCAATGGATGCTCTGGAAGATCTGACCAGGGAAGCTGAAACAGTGCTACAGATGCTCGGTCTTCATTACCGTGTGGTCACCCTGTGTTCCGGCGATCTCGGCTTCTCGGCCACCAAGACCTATGACATTGAAGTATGGTTGCCTGGGCAGCAGGCATATCGCGAGATATCCTCCTGCTCCAACACCCTCGACTTCCAGGCCCGACGCGGTTCTATCCGGTATCGTCCCGAGGGGCAGAAGAAGTCCAAACTCGTTCACACCTTAAACGGTTCCGGCCTGGCAGTGGGTAGAACACTACTGGCGATTCTAGAGACATACCAGCAGGAAGACGGCTCTGTCGCCATCCCTGAAGTGCTGAAACCATACTTCGAAAAACGATTTTAGAGCTGACCGGGCACGGTCGACCTCTTTGAATTTCGCATTCCCTGGCTGGCAGTCCATGCCTGCCAGGGAAACTCTCCCCCACTGTGATAATCTGTCTCTCTAATTAGGATTTATTGTTTTCTTGCCATATAATTTATACCAGCAGTAACGGAATTCAGACATTAACACCTGTCTCCTGGAGGGATCATGCAATTATCGTTTTCGAGGTGTGCTCTGCCTGCACATCAGCTCATCGTTGCAACTTTCGTTATCTTCGCCATTATCCTCTTCCAGCCGCTCTTGTCAGATGCCTGGTATAGTATCGCCCAGGAAACTCCGCAAAATGCACCTTCATCGGAAGCAGATATTCATACCTTACTATCCGGACTCAGCGATGAACAGGTTCGCCGTCTGCTCATTGATGAACTAAAAAAAGACAGTACTGCCCTGGAAAGCTCTGCCGACACAACCGGACCTGACATATTCCTGGGCAAAATTCTGTATAGCTTAAGTTCCCAATCCGACACATCTGAGCAACACGTACGTCAACTTTTCAGCCATATTCCCCAGGTAATCCCTGACCTTAAAAAAGCCTTTATCAAACTTTGTCCATACGGCACCCACACTGGTGCCCTCAAAAACTTTCTGTGGGTACTTTTTTTCATAGGTATCGGCCTGCTTACAGAACTCGTCTTCAATCGCATAGTTTTATGGAAACTCTTCAACAAAAGGGCTGAATTTCAAGAGAACCAGAGTGCCTCTGAAAAAATTGTTTCCGCGATTATCAACGAAGTTCCGACGCTGCTCTCACTATTTATCTTCTCCGTTGCCGCGTATTTTTCCTATCTTGCCTTTATCTGGACTGATTCTCCTCTTGTCCAGCTCTTATTTCTGGCAGTTCTACTGTCAATCATCATGATCCGTTTGGTTGCAATTGTTTCGAGACTCATATTCTCCCCTTCATCTGAACATCTGCGCATTGTACCTTTAGATTGTAAAATAGCAGGTTCGATGCACCGGCTTTTCAGCGGGGCTGCAGCCTATCTTACCCTGGGGGTGATGCTTGCTGTCACGCTCAAGCGACTGGGAGCGCATAGCACCACCATTGCATTGATCATGCTGGTCCTTGCCTCAATATTGTTGATCGCCGCTGCGGTTGCGGTCCTGATCTTTAAGAACAGGGTTAGAGAGCAGATCATTGCCGGCTCAACGGCGAGTGGTGATTCAATCAGCTGGGGACGCCAGCAGTTTGCCTCAATGTGGCACCTGCTGGCTCTGGCATATTTATTTGTCCTCTGGTTGCTGCTTTTCAACGATTTGATAGATCCCACTCACCGCAGTAAGGGCGCGTTCATTCTCAGTTTTTTTGTTGTCCCAATCTGGATGTTGAGTGACAAGCTCCTGCAGTGGATCGTCCTCTACGCGGTCGATACACTGAAAATCCACCAGGAACATTACGACCAGGAAGAGGATGTGGATGACGAGGAACTGGAAAAACGTGAAAAGGGCAAAAAAACCTACCTGAGAGCACTGGCGATTTCCAGGGTCGGTCTTGTTGGGTCGCTGGTAATCTGGGTCGCCACCCTCTGGAATATTAAAATACCCATTTTTTCCAACCTCTCCTCAGTGGTATTCGATGCACTGATCGTGATGACTCTGGCCCTGATGTTCTGGAAATTTATCAGCAACTGGATTGAACGAAAAATCCAGGAGTCGATCCCGGAGGAGGACGAAAAAAACGAGGAAGAGCAGGATGAGTGGGGCTCAGCTTCTGCCCGCGGCCGCTCATACACCCTGTTGCCGATGATTCGCAGGTTTCTCGGCACAGTACTTATGGTGATGGTGACCATGACAATCCTTTCATCCACAGGTGTGGACATTGGCCCGTTACTGGCTGGTGCCGGTGTTGTCGGTCTGGCCGTCGGCTTTGGTGCACAAAAACTCGTGGCCGATATGTTCTCAGGCTTTTTCTATCTACTGGACGACGCCTTTCGGGTTGGAGAATATGTGGAAGCTGGTGGTATTTCCGGTACTGTTGAAAATATCAGCCTGCGCAACGTGATGTTGAGACACCATCGCGGCATGTTGCAGATTGTCCCCCACAGTGAACTCGGGGCAATAACCAACTACATGCGCGGCGGGATTGTCGTTAAGTTTAACCTTGATTTCCCCTATGATGCCGATATCGACCAGATCCGAAAAGTTATAAAGAAAGTGGGTCAGGCTATGCTCCAGGAAGAGGAGTTTGCCGAGGATTTCATTCGTCCTGTGAAATCCCAGGGCGTGCGTGAAATCAGCAACTCCGTAATGACTATCAGAGTGAAATTCACCGCTAAACCCGGTGCTCACTTTATCATCCGCCGGGAAGCGTATAAACGGATTACCGAAGCGTTACGGGCAAAAGGTATCCATTACGCCCATAAAAAAGTCATTGTGGATATACCGCAATCAAGTGGTGAAGAGGAAGATAGCGAACAGCTCGCCAAAGCTGCCGGTGCCGCCACCAGACAAATCATGGATGAGGAAAGCAAGGCGGCAGGCGCCCCCAAGACAGAATCACCTGCTTTCGATCGATAATTCAGCTCAAGCACCTTCAGGCCAGATTGCAATGGCTTGTCACTGCAACCACTTTATCATCTGCTTCCCACCATCTTCTGCCTGAACAGGTGAGGGGGCGGAGGCGTGGCAGATGGGCAATTGATCACTTCCAGAAGAAAAACATATGCCTTTGTCAGGGAAAGCTTCTTGATCTTTAAGCTGTTACTCCTAACTCACCCCCCTTCACGCCTCACTTCAAGAAGCTGTGTTTTAGTGGTAATCGGACAGTACTCAAAATATTATTTGTCAAACTTGATACGGATCTCGATCTCGTTAATTTTATCCACGAGTTTCAGGGAAGTGACAAAGCCGTGAACTGTGGCGGCCAGCGCCTCCTGGACAAACCCCTTTATCGGCACTTTGTTGCCATTTACCAGAAGCGCGGTTTTATCCAGTACCCTTCCCTGCCCCGACAGCAACCGTTTCTCTATAAACTGCGCGATCTCGAGGCTTTCATTCAATCGAAAAATATAGTCGCCGCCAATATCCGCAATATCAGTAGCCACGGCAATTACCCCATGAACTTCATTACGCAACATCTGCTCCGGATTCCTGGCCACCTCTATCTTAGGAATTTTTCTGGCCGCCTTGAAGCCCTCACCAATAACAATATCCGCATCCGGAAAATAACGATGTGCCAGGGTGCGTAATGACAGGTCCCGATTGACAGTCTGCAGCACCATCTGGTCGGGTCCGACAAACATTACACTGTCTGCTCCGGCTTCTTTATAGATCGAGGTATCCGTGCCTTCACAATCAAACTGAACCCCAGGCTCACAACTCGACTTTATTACCGCGACCCTGTAACCCATTTCCCGAAGATGACGTACGACCTTACTAACCAGCACACTTTTATCGCTATCGTGCCACCCTATGAATGTTACTATCGCCGACATATCCTGATCCCTGAAACTAACGTTTTTATCTTAAATTTTAGTCAATTGTGGTACTCGAGCAGTACAAGAAGCACGACGCATATTACACAACTTTTTCGCTTTCTGATACGTATACTCAATAAATGACTCCTGCCGACAGCAACGGAGTATACTTTTAAACTATAACCGATGCGGATATCATAATAAGACAATAACAGAACGTTCAGAAAAGTTTTGCGGTGAACCTGCCCATGCATTAAGCTGCAATACATCGTGAAAGCACGCCTCAATTTTATTAACCATCTATGTTTTCGCTCTCAATCACGATAGCCAGATATTACACTTTGAGGACATAGACCCTTTTCACCTATCCCGCTGTCGTTCTGGAGGGGGCTCAATGATACGATACGTTGCTTTTGTTCTACTATTTACCCTTACCATCCTGCCTGTTTGTTCGGGAGTTGCCGCTGAATCCGTTAGTGGCGAGCAACTGCCGCCGGTTACGCTTGCCATACCTGAAGATGCGGATCACAGAAGCTACCTTGGCCTAAACGGTCAACCCGGTGAATCTTTTGATCTGAAAAATATTGACGCGGATGTACTGCTTATACAGTTTTTCAGCATGTACTGTCCGTTCTGTCAAGAAGAAGCTCCCCTGATAAATGAGCTGTTTCAGACAATCCTGGATTTCTCATCTGATGATTTCAGTGTTAAGATGATAGGTATCGGAACCAACAATACCAATTTCGAGGTAGGTCATTATCGCAGCACATACGATATTCAGTTCCCGGTATTCCCAGACCTGGATATGCAGAGCTATAATGCGCTTGGAGGGAAAGGAACACCAAGTTTCATCGCCTGCCGAAAGACAGATGACTCAGAGTGTACAATCATCCTGAGGCAGTCAGGCGGATTCAACACTGTCGAAGAGTTTTTCAACCAGCTACTGCGTAAAAGTGGCTACAGATGATCCGGAGGAGCCATGGTTCTACCGAGCCCCGCGAAACTCCTGCAGGTAATTGTAAATATTATCTCGCTGGTGCTGTTTTCCAGCTTGATCCAGGCAAAGCCTTTCACTGATTATGGTTATGATCCCGGGGTACTGAAACCTGTCGACAGTACCTTGAAAGTCTCACCTGGGGAACCCGCTCCGGATTTCACCCTCACCGCCATTGATGGCAAACAAGTCCGCCTCAGCCAATTCAAGAACCAGAGAAACGTTGTCCTCTCGTTTGTGCCGTCGGCGTGGACCCCGATCTGCTCGGGACAATGGCCCGGCTACAATATTTCACGGATTTTCTTCGAGCAGCATGACGCTATCCTGCTGGGTATCACCGTCGACAATATCCCCACGCTCTACAGCTGGACCCGACAGATGGGTGAACTCTGGTTCGATGTACTGTCTGATTTCTGGCCCCATGGTGAAGTTGCCGGTAAATATGGCCTGCTGCGTTCAGACGGCACAGCAGAACGGGCCCTGGTATTTATTGACAAAAGCGGCATCATCAGCGCCATCCATGTCTCTGACATCAATGTTCGCCCACCTCTGGAAATGATCGTCACTGAGCTTTCAAAATTCAATACCAGATAAGCGGCGCTCTCTATTCTGTTTTTTTCAAGACAAAAAAAAGAGCGTGCCTTCTCGATGAAGAAGGATCACACTCTTTTCTCATATTCCCTGCCTGTCTTGGGACTTGCTCAGCCCGACAAGACTAGGCAGCCCAAAATATTAATACTTGTACAGACTGTGCAGAATATCGACCTCGTCCTTTGGCTTGTAACCGGTCTTCATGGACTCGAGAGAGCCAGCGATTGCGAAGACAGACATATAGCAATGGGTAAGGTAAAAAGCCACGATGCCTACACCGAGTACGTTATGTACCATGGCGAAAATACGCACCATATCTACACTGGCACCCATACCCCAGATAATATAACCGGTGTATGCCATAATACCGCCGCCTAAAGTGGCGAACCAGAAATACATTTTCTGGCCTGCATTGAACTTCGCAGCAGGAACCGGCTTTTTCGCTTTGCTCAGGTAGCCGCCGAGAATAAACATCCATTTGATGTCATGCAGTTGCGGCAGCATTTCCTTGAACCACATGATAAACATCAACAGACCCGGAAGCGCAAAAACGATCGCGGAAATGAGGTGAATATAACGAGCAGTCCGGATAACGACTCCACCACCAAAGAATGATCCGAAAATGATCATCAAGCCGGTAATGACCAGCAGTGAAAAGGAAATCGCTGCAACAAAGTGAACAATACGGGCAAACAGACTGAAAAAGTAGATCTGCTCACCATGGTGATCAAAGTGCTTTGCACCAATGATCAGGTAATGCAACAAAAATACCGCAGGTACAGCTGTGATGACTACAAGAAAAATCTTGCTGAACCACTCACCCTGCAGCATCGTGAAAAGTTGACCATATTCCTGCCAGTTACCGCCGGTTATATTGGCGATCAACTGTGCGAAATAATCGGCTGAAGAACCGCCTGCTAGCCCTGCGGCCTGCAGATCTTGAGCTACAGCTGTTCCCAAGCTGCCTGCCACAAGTATTATTCCAAGCAGAAACACAGATGCGCACAACTTCTGCATAGTATGCTCCTGTTTAAGCAAAATTATAAACTGACCATCCCCGAGAAAATGGAGATGGTCAGTCGTTAACGACCAGCGATCCGCAAACAGGATTACTTGCCCTTGTATGCTTTATTCCAGCCCCAGGCGTTCACGCCTGAACCACGCTGAAATACGCGCTCTCTGTAAACGTCGGCTACAACATCCGCGTCACCTGCGAGCAATGCCTTGGTAGCACACATGCCTGCACACAGAGGTACTTTGCCCTCAGCGATACGGTTCTGGCCATAGAGATGTTTCTCCTCAGCAGAGAAGGTCTCTTCAGGGCCACCGGCACAGAAAGTACACTTGTCCATGGCACCACGCGCGCCGAACACCTGTCCCTTAGGGAACTGCGGTGCGCCGAACGGGCAGGCCATGAAGCAGTAACCACAACCGATACAGGTCTTCTTGTCCACCAGAACAATTCCATCCTCACGCTGGTAAATTGCATTTACCGGGCAAACTGCCTTGCATGGTGAATCTGCACAGTGCATGCAGGAAACTGAAATGGACTTCTCGCCAGGCCTACCCTGATCAAGGGTAATCACCCGACGACGGTTTACACCGACAGGAATGTGATTTCCTTCCTTACAGGCGACAACGCAGCCACTACAATCGATACAACGCTCTGTATCACATAAGAATTTTACTCTAGCCATGTCATTTCCTCCTCATCAGGCCTTAGTGACTTTACACAGTCCATCTTTAGTGGCCTGAATCTGTGTGACAATGTCGTATCCGTAGTTAGTTACCACGTTACCAGGCTCACCAACAACAAACGGTGCGTGCCCTTCTGGATACTTATCAACCAGAGATTCGCCCATCAGCACACCGGCAAAATGGTACGGCAGGAAGATGGTTTTATCATCAACCCTCTCGGTGAGGAACGCTTTGACCTTGATCTTGCCGCCTTCCGGAGACTCGATCCAGACCATTTCACCATCCCGGAAACCGAGGTTATTGGCCAGACGCGGATTGATCTCTGCGTACATATCAGGCTGAAGCTCAGCAAGATACTGGTTGCTTCTGGTCTCAGCGCCTGCACCCATATGCTCGACCATACGACCGGTTGTAATAACGTACGGGAATTCCTTAACAAGCTCAGGATTCTGTTCGCTCTTGAAACGGGTATCGATACGGTAATGAGCTTTCTTGTCCTCGTATGTCGGGAATTTCTCAATCAGATCCGGACGTGGAGTATGCAGCGGCTCACGATGAATCGGTACCTGATCAGGGAAGTTCCATACCACACAACGGGCACGGGCGTTACCGAACGGTGCCATACCTTTAGCGATAGCAACTTTCAGGGTTTTCTGGGAAAGATCTGTCTTCCAGTTGGTTCCGGGAACAACGTCCTTGAACTCTGGGTAACCACCCTTAACCTCTGAACCTGGATTGTATACGCCTTCTGCAGCCAGCTGGTTCTCGGTACGACCCGATGCATCGTAGGTCTTCTCGACACCAAAGCGGTTTCTGAATGGCAGACCACCTTTGGCGACAGGTTTGGAGACGTCATAGAGAATCGGGGTACCTGGATGCTCGTCGGTCCAACATGGCCAAGGCATACCGTAGTACTCACCATCACACGGTCCACCATTTGCCTGCAGGGTATCAATGTCGAAGGTATGCCAGTTGGCCATATGCTTCTTGATACGCTCAGGGGTCTGGCCGTTGTAACCAATGGTCAGACAACCACCACCAAGCTCACGGGTGATATCTTCAGGAGACTGCTTGATATTCGCGTAAAACTCATTGGCAAAACCGAGCTTGTTAACGAAGAGCTCCATGATCTGGTAATCATCTTTTGAGTCATATACCGGATCAACAACCTTGTAGCGCCACTGGATCTGACGGGAAGTTGAGGTGACACTACCGGAGGTCTCGTACTGCGAGGCAGATGGCAACAGATAGATATTGTCAGAATCACAGGCAGCGGCTGCCATGGTTGGGAAAGGATCAACAATCACCAGCAGATCGAGTTTATTGTATGCATCAACGACCTTGTGATACTGGGAGTTGGAATTTGCACCGCAACCCCACTGGATCATTGCCTTGATAGGTGTGTACTGATGGATCTGATCCACATCTTCCACGCCTTCAACACCAGAGTACCAGCGAGACAGGGTAAAGCCCGGCTTGTGCATCCACTCTTTATCCTTAAAGCGGGAGACCATCCAGTCAAACTCAACACCCCATACACGGCACCAGTGTTTCCAGGCACCCTCGGAGAGGCCGTAG of the Desulfosediminicola ganghwensis genome contains:
- the serS gene encoding serine--tRNA ligase; protein product: MLELRFIRENIELVKEKTALRGADTTPLDTFMEIDQRRLQILGEVESLKNKRNVASKEIARLKQGSDEEKSQAEPMIIEMRDIGQKIKELDTELAEIQEKLQTIVMAIPNLCHDSVPVGNDESDNIEVRTWGTKREYSFEPKPHWEVGENLNVLDFERAAKLSGSRFALLSGFASRLSRALVNFMLDLHTQKHGYTEFMPPFLVNTPTMTATGQLPKFEEDLFKIAEWDLYLIPTAEVPITNIHRDETIDEKDLPLNYTAYTPCFRSEAGSHGRDTRGLIRQHQFEKVELVKITTPETSMDALEDLTREAETVLQMLGLHYRVVTLCSGDLGFSATKTYDIEVWLPGQQAYREISSCSNTLDFQARRGSIRYRPEGQKKSKLVHTLNGSGLAVGRTLLAILETYQQEDGSVAIPEVLKPYFEKRF
- a CDS encoding mechanosensitive ion channel domain-containing protein, producing the protein MQLSFSRCALPAHQLIVATFVIFAIILFQPLLSDAWYSIAQETPQNAPSSEADIHTLLSGLSDEQVRRLLIDELKKDSTALESSADTTGPDIFLGKILYSLSSQSDTSEQHVRQLFSHIPQVIPDLKKAFIKLCPYGTHTGALKNFLWVLFFIGIGLLTELVFNRIVLWKLFNKRAEFQENQSASEKIVSAIINEVPTLLSLFIFSVAAYFSYLAFIWTDSPLVQLLFLAVLLSIIMIRLVAIVSRLIFSPSSEHLRIVPLDCKIAGSMHRLFSGAAAYLTLGVMLAVTLKRLGAHSTTIALIMLVLASILLIAAAVAVLIFKNRVREQIIAGSTASGDSISWGRQQFASMWHLLALAYLFVLWLLLFNDLIDPTHRSKGAFILSFFVVPIWMLSDKLLQWIVLYAVDTLKIHQEHYDQEEDVDDEELEKREKGKKTYLRALAISRVGLVGSLVIWVATLWNIKIPIFSNLSSVVFDALIVMTLALMFWKFISNWIERKIQESIPEEDEKNEEEQDEWGSASARGRSYTLLPMIRRFLGTVLMVMVTMTILSSTGVDIGPLLAGAGVVGLAVGFGAQKLVADMFSGFFYLLDDAFRVGEYVEAGGISGTVENISLRNVMLRHHRGMLQIVPHSELGAITNYMRGGIVVKFNLDFPYDADIDQIRKVIKKVGQAMLQEEEFAEDFIRPVKSQGVREISNSVMTIRVKFTAKPGAHFIIRREAYKRITEALRAKGIHYAHKKVIVDIPQSSGEEEDSEQLAKAAGAATRQIMDEESKAAGAPKTESPAFDR
- the mobB gene encoding molybdopterin-guanine dinucleotide biosynthesis protein B, which codes for MSAIVTFIGWHDSDKSVLVSKVVRHLREMGYRVAVIKSSCEPGVQFDCEGTDTSIYKEAGADSVMFVGPDQMVLQTVNRDLSLRTLAHRYFPDADIVIGEGFKAARKIPKIEVARNPEQMLRNEVHGVIAVATDIADIGGDYIFRLNESLEIAQFIEKRLLSGQGRVLDKTALLVNGNKVPIKGFVQEALAATVHGFVTSLKLVDKINEIEIRIKFDK
- a CDS encoding TlpA family protein disulfide reductase is translated as MIRYVAFVLLFTLTILPVCSGVAAESVSGEQLPPVTLAIPEDADHRSYLGLNGQPGESFDLKNIDADVLLIQFFSMYCPFCQEEAPLINELFQTILDFSSDDFSVKMIGIGTNNTNFEVGHYRSTYDIQFPVFPDLDMQSYNALGGKGTPSFIACRKTDDSECTIILRQSGGFNTVEEFFNQLLRKSGYR
- a CDS encoding redoxin domain-containing protein, which translates into the protein MVLPSPAKLLQVIVNIISLVLFSSLIQAKPFTDYGYDPGVLKPVDSTLKVSPGEPAPDFTLTAIDGKQVRLSQFKNQRNVVLSFVPSAWTPICSGQWPGYNISRIFFEQHDAILLGITVDNIPTLYSWTRQMGELWFDVLSDFWPHGEVAGKYGLLRSDGTAERALVFIDKSGIISAIHVSDINVRPPLEMIVTELSKFNTR
- a CDS encoding formate dehydrogenase subunit gamma, whose amino-acid sequence is MQKLCASVFLLGIILVAGSLGTAVAQDLQAAGLAGGSSADYFAQLIANITGGNWQEYGQLFTMLQGEWFSKIFLVVITAVPAVFLLHYLIIGAKHFDHHGEQIYFFSLFARIVHFVAAISFSLLVITGLMIIFGSFFGGGVVIRTARYIHLISAIVFALPGLLMFIMWFKEMLPQLHDIKWMFILGGYLSKAKKPVPAAKFNAGQKMYFWFATLGGGIMAYTGYIIWGMGASVDMVRIFAMVHNVLGVGIVAFYLTHCYMSVFAIAGSLESMKTGYKPKDEVDILHSLYKY
- the fdh3B gene encoding formate dehydrogenase FDH3 subunit beta, giving the protein MARVKFLCDTERCIDCSGCVVACKEGNHIPVGVNRRRVITLDQGRPGEKSISVSCMHCADSPCKAVCPVNAIYQREDGIVLVDKKTCIGCGYCFMACPFGAPQFPKGQVFGARGAMDKCTFCAGGPEETFSAEEKHLYGQNRIAEGKVPLCAGMCATKALLAGDADVVADVYRERVFQRGSGVNAWGWNKAYKGK
- a CDS encoding formate dehydrogenase subunit alpha, producing MKLRKSSGDSVVSTGRRVTLNPKVARRSFLKISAATAALTGVSMTSKMTRKAHAAGKTAQYEGSKKVQTICTYCSVGCGIEAEVQNGVWVRQDIAADHPVSRGAHCCKGAGAIDMVTSPKRLKSPMKKVGGKWTTISWDQAMNEIGDKLLKIRENDGPDALHFNGSAKVSTEMAYQHRKFAAFWGTNNVDHQARIUHSATVAGVANTWGYGAMTNSLNDMRHAKSFIFIGSNPPEAHPVSMQHILHAKEKNNAPIIVVDPRRSKLAAKASDFCQIRPGTDAAFMLGLINVIVANGWEDKEFIRTRVAGYEEMLEVVKNYTPEIVSDVTGIPVDQIHHVARTLAENRPTSLTWCMGGTQHSIGSSITRTFCLLQLVLGNMGKSGGGTNIFRGHDNVQGSTDMCILSHSLPGYYGLSEGAWKHWCRVWGVEFDWMVSRFKDKEWMHKPGFTLSRWYSGVEGVEDVDQIHQYTPIKAMIQWGCGANSNSQYHKVVDAYNKLDLLVIVDPFPTMAAAACDSDNIYLLPSASQYETSGSVTSTSRQIQWRYKVVDPVYDSKDDYQIMELFVNKLGFANEFYANIKQSPEDITRELGGGCLTIGYNGQTPERIKKHMANWHTFDIDTLQANGGPCDGEYYGMPWPCWTDEHPGTPILYDVSKPVAKGGLPFRNRFGVEKTYDASGRTENQLAAEGVYNPGSEVKGGYPEFKDVVPGTNWKTDLSQKTLKVAIAKGMAPFGNARARCVVWNFPDQVPIHREPLHTPRPDLIEKFPTYEDKKAHYRIDTRFKSEQNPELVKEFPYVITTGRMVEHMGAGAETRSNQYLAELQPDMYAEINPRLANNLGFRDGEMVWIESPEGGKIKVKAFLTERVDDKTIFLPYHFAGVLMGESLVDKYPEGHAPFVVGEPGNVVTNYGYDIVTQIQATKDGLCKVTKA